A window from Dunckerocampus dactyliophorus isolate RoL2022-P2 chromosome 15, RoL_Ddac_1.1, whole genome shotgun sequence encodes these proteins:
- the tbcc gene encoding tubulin-specific chaperone C gives MEADELIGHNGVFKVKERLLKRHQARIEDVERRKEAKENHTVIKESVDYFLSTFSGERAAIEELLSRCMGVDQKAAAQLLEEATNKTVQLQKFLNDSMVFLTTYDQRQAQAALQKLQTCLTETREQALPKKKFAFRARCKAADKAPESVMDPLNDGAPEKCDSTQVEGDPAGVQCGFSHMSNTVLAKTAEEIQKEDVLLSHLSNCKVCLYGTPSTLHLKHIDNCEILCGPVSTSVFVDQCQHSTLALACQQLRTHNTSDTLVYLHVTSRAIIEDCQRVSFAPFSWSYPTLEDDFRAAGLDPDRNNWDQVDDFNWLAAGTPSPNWAVIPKAERRTTWEA, from the coding sequence ATGGAGGCGGATGAGCTAATAGGCCACAATGGTGTTTTCAAGGTGAAAGAACGACTCCTGAAACGCCACCAGGCGAGGATCGAGGACGTCGAGCGGAGAAAAGAAGCCAAAGAGAACCACACCGTCATCAAGGAGAGCGTCGACTACTTCCTCAGCACTTTCTCCGGCGAGCGGGCGGCCATCGAGGAGCTGCTGTCTCGCTGCATGGGAGTGGACCAGAAGGCGGCTGCTCAGCTGCTGGAGGAGGCTACGAATAAAACGGTACAGTTGCAGAAATTCCTCAATGACAGCATGGTATTTCTGACCACTTACGACCAAAGGCAAGCCCAGGCTGCCCTCCAGAAACTTCAAACTTGTCTCACCGAGACGAGAGAGCAGGCGCTGCCCAAGAAGAAGTTCGCTTTTCGGGCTCGTTGTAAAGCAGCAGACAAAGCCCCCGAATCAGTGATGGACCCTTTAAATGATGGTGCACCTGAAAAATGTGATAGTACACAAGTGGAAGGAGACCCTGCTGGTGTACAGTGTGGCTTCTCTCATATGAGCAACACAGTCCTTGCAAAGACAGCAGAGGAGATCCAGAAAGAGGATGTGCTGCTGTCTCACTTGTCCAACTGCAAAGTGTGTCTCTATGGAACCCCCAGCACTCTCCACCTGAAGCACATTGACAACTGTGAGATCCTGTGTGGACCCGTTTCCACCTCAGTGTTTGTGGATCAATGTCAACACAGCACTCTGGCATTGGCCTGCCAGCAGCTGCGGACCCACAACACCAGCGACACCCTGGTCTACCTGCACGTCACCAGCCGGGCCATCATAGAGGACTGCCAAAGGGTGAGCTTTGCCCCTTTCTCCTGGTCTTATCCCACGCTGGAGGACGACTTCCGTGCCGCCGGACTCGACCCGGACCGAAACAACTGGGATCAGGTGGACGACTTTAACTGGCTCGCTGCAGGAACACCTTCCCCCAACTGGGCTGTTATTCCGAAAGCAGAGCGGAGGACCACATGGGAAGCCTAA
- the qki2 gene encoding protein quaking-B isoform X2: protein MVGETEVKERPKSNPDYLMQLMNDRKVMSSLPNFSGIFTHLERLLDEEIGRVRKDMYNDTVNGGMFNGRDMEELPEAVGPVAQLQEKLYVPVKEYPDFNFVGRILGPRGLTAKQLEAETGCKIMVRGKGSMRDKKKEEMNRGKPNWEHLSEDLHVLITVEDTHNRAKIKLQRAINEVKKLLVPAAEGEDNLKKMQLMELAILNGTYRDANVKTPTAGFPLATPQAPRIITGPTPVLPPTLRNPAPVTTPTIMPLIRQIQSSALVPGANPHPALVQQGPESGIIYTPYEYPYTLTPSILEYPIDSTGVLAGAMTTKVRRHDKRIHPYQRVVTTDRAATATNP from the exons ATGGTCGGGGAGACAGAGGTGAAGGAGAGACCCAAGTCCAACCCGGACTACTTAATGCAGCTGATGAACGACCGGAAGGTGATGAGTTCACTGCCCAACTTCAGCGGCATCTTCACGCATCTGGAGCGGCTGCTGGATGAAG AGATCGGGCGGGTACGCAAGGACATGTACAACGACACGGTGAATGGCGGCATGTTCAACGGGCGCGACATGGAGGAGCTGCCTGAGGCCGTCGGTCCCGTGGCTCagctgcaggagaagctctATGTGCCCGTCAAAGAGTACCCTGAT TTTAACTTTGTCGGGAGGATCCTTGGCCCGCGAGGACTGACGGCCAAACAACTGGAGGCAGAGACGGGCTGCAAGATCATGGTGCGAGGGAAAGGATCCATGCGGGACAAGAAGAAG GAAGAGATGAACCGAGGCAAGCCCAACTGGGAGCACCTGAGTGAGGACCTCCACGTCCTGATCACTGTGGAGGACACACACAACCGGGCGAAGATCAAGCTGCAGCGGGCCATCAACGAGGTCAAGAAGCTCCTCGTCCCCGCC GCTGAAGGCGAGGACAACTTGAAGAAAATGCAGCTGATGGAGTTGGCCATCCTCAATGGAACCTACAGAGACGCCAATGTCAAGACAC CCACCGCTGGCTTTCCACTGGCCACCCCCCAGGCCCCTCGCATCATCACCGGACCGACGCCCGTCCTGCCACCCACCTTACGCAACCCAGCTCCTGTGACCACGCCCACCATCATGCCCCTGATTCGCCAGATCCAGAGCTCCGCCCTGGTGCCCGGCGCCAACCCACACCCGGCTCTGGTGCAGCAAGGACCCGAGTCGGGGATCATCTACACACCCTACGAGTATCCCTACACACTCACGCCCTCCATATTGGAATACCCCATCGACTCGACTGGAGTATTAG CAGGTGCCATGACCACTAAGGTACGCCGCCACGACAAGAGAATCCATCCTTACCAAAGGGTAGTGACCACAGACAGAG
- the prph2a gene encoding peripherin-2a, which yields MALMKVKFDLKKRVKLAQSVWFLFWFAVMAGVLVFSMGLFFKIELRKRSELMDNNESHFLPNLLILMGLLACGINAFGGKVCYDSLDPTKFVKWKPMLKTFLAVCVVFNALLVVTALLCFVMRIPLQFTLAEGLRNGMRYYKETDTPGRCYMKRTLDMMQIEFRCCGNNNYRDWFEIQWVSNRYLDFSAKEVKDRIGSNVDGQYLMDGVPFSCCNPGSPRPCIQQQMTNNSAHYSYDHYTEELNVWKSGCRDALLSYYGGMMTTFGVLVLLVTMLEVAVTVGLQYVHSSLSTLANPEDPESESEGWILEKTVKETFTDIMAKMKSMGKGGKVEEGEEAAVATVS from the exons ATGGCTTTGATGAAGGTCAAGTTTGATCTGAAAAAGCGAGTAAAACTCGCACAGAGCGTCTGGTTCCTGTTCTGGTTCGCCGTAATGGCTGGCGTGCTGGTCTTCAGCATGGGCCTCTTCTTCAAGATCGAGCTGCGAAAGCGCTCCGAACTGATGGACAACAACGAGAGCCACTTCCTGCCCAACCTGCTCATACTGATGGGCCTGCTCGCCTGCGGCATCAACGCCTTTGGAGGCAAAGTCTGCTACGACTCGTTGGACCCCACCAAGTTTGTCAAGTGGAAGCCCATGCTGAAGACCTTCCTGGCGGTATGCGTGGTTTTCAATGCCCTGCTGGTGGTGACGGCCCTGCTGTGCTTCGTGATGCGGATCCCGCTGCAGTTTACGCTGGCCGAGGGCCTGAGGAACGGCATGAGGTACTACAAGGAGACGGACACACCGGGACGCTGCTACATGAAGAGGACCCTGGACATGATGCAGATAGAGTTCCGTTGCTGTGGAAACAACAACTACAGAGACTGGTTTGAGATCCAGTGGGTCAGCAACCGGTACCTGGACTTCAGCGCAAAGGAGGTCAAAGA ccgCATCGGAAGCAACGTGGACGGCCAGTACCTGATGGATGGTGTGCCCTTTAGCTGCTGCAACCCAGGCTCTCCCAGGCCCTGCATCCAGCAGCAGATGACCAACAACTCGGCCCACTACAGCTACGATCACTACACTGAGGAGCTCAATGTGTGGAAGAGCGGCTGCCGAGACGCCCTGCTGTCCTACTACGGCGGCATGATGACCACCTTTGGTGTTCTGGTGCTGCTGGTTACCATGCTGGAG GTTGCCGTGACTGTGGGCCTGCAGTACGTCCACAGCTCCCTGTCCACGCTGGCCAACCCGGAGGACCCTGAGAGCGAGAGCGAGGGCTGGATCCTGGAGAAGACAGTCAAGGAGACTTTCACTGACATCATGGCCAAAATGAAGTCCATGGGTAAAGGCGGCAAAGTGGAGGAGGGTGAGGAGGCCGCAGTGGCCACAGTGAGCTGA
- the qki2 gene encoding protein quaking-B isoform X3, with protein sequence MVGETEVKERPKSNPDYLMQLMNDRKVMSSLPNFSGIFTHLERLLDEEIGRVRKDMYNDTVNGGMFNGRDMEELPEAVGPVAQLQEKLYVPVKEYPDFNFVGRILGPRGLTAKQLEAETGCKIMVRGKGSMRDKKKEEMNRGKPNWEHLSEDLHVLITVEDTHNRAKIKLQRAINEVKKLLVPAAEGEDNLKKMQLMELAILNGTYRDANVKTPTAGFPLATPQAPRIITGPTPVLPPTLRNPAPVTTPTIMPLIRQIQSSALVPGANPHPALVQQGPESGIIYTPYEYPYTLTPSILEYPIDSTGVLVPSSCVFAAATATNP encoded by the exons ATGGTCGGGGAGACAGAGGTGAAGGAGAGACCCAAGTCCAACCCGGACTACTTAATGCAGCTGATGAACGACCGGAAGGTGATGAGTTCACTGCCCAACTTCAGCGGCATCTTCACGCATCTGGAGCGGCTGCTGGATGAAG AGATCGGGCGGGTACGCAAGGACATGTACAACGACACGGTGAATGGCGGCATGTTCAACGGGCGCGACATGGAGGAGCTGCCTGAGGCCGTCGGTCCCGTGGCTCagctgcaggagaagctctATGTGCCCGTCAAAGAGTACCCTGAT TTTAACTTTGTCGGGAGGATCCTTGGCCCGCGAGGACTGACGGCCAAACAACTGGAGGCAGAGACGGGCTGCAAGATCATGGTGCGAGGGAAAGGATCCATGCGGGACAAGAAGAAG GAAGAGATGAACCGAGGCAAGCCCAACTGGGAGCACCTGAGTGAGGACCTCCACGTCCTGATCACTGTGGAGGACACACACAACCGGGCGAAGATCAAGCTGCAGCGGGCCATCAACGAGGTCAAGAAGCTCCTCGTCCCCGCC GCTGAAGGCGAGGACAACTTGAAGAAAATGCAGCTGATGGAGTTGGCCATCCTCAATGGAACCTACAGAGACGCCAATGTCAAGACAC CCACCGCTGGCTTTCCACTGGCCACCCCCCAGGCCCCTCGCATCATCACCGGACCGACGCCCGTCCTGCCACCCACCTTACGCAACCCAGCTCCTGTGACCACGCCCACCATCATGCCCCTGATTCGCCAGATCCAGAGCTCCGCCCTGGTGCCCGGCGCCAACCCACACCCGGCTCTGGTGCAGCAAGGACCCGAGTCGGGGATCATCTACACACCCTACGAGTATCCCTACACACTCACGCCCTCCATATTGGAATACCCCATCGACTCGACTGGAGTATTAG TCCCTTCGTCCTGTGTTTTCGCAG
- the qki2 gene encoding protein quaking-B isoform X4, giving the protein MVGETEVKERPKSNPDYLMQLMNDRKVMSSLPNFSGIFTHLERLLDEEIGRVRKDMYNDTVNGGMFNGRDMEELPEAVGPVAQLQEKLYVPVKEYPDFNFVGRILGPRGLTAKQLEAETGCKIMVRGKGSMRDKKKEEMNRGKPNWEHLSEDLHVLITVEDTHNRAKIKLQRAINEVKKLLVPAAEGEDNLKKMQLMELAILNGTYRDANVKTPTAGFPLATPQAPRIITGPTPVLPPTLRNPAPVTTPTIMPLIRQIQSSALVPGANPHPALVQQGPESGIIYTPYEYPYTLTPSILEYPIDSTGVLAATATNP; this is encoded by the exons ATGGTCGGGGAGACAGAGGTGAAGGAGAGACCCAAGTCCAACCCGGACTACTTAATGCAGCTGATGAACGACCGGAAGGTGATGAGTTCACTGCCCAACTTCAGCGGCATCTTCACGCATCTGGAGCGGCTGCTGGATGAAG AGATCGGGCGGGTACGCAAGGACATGTACAACGACACGGTGAATGGCGGCATGTTCAACGGGCGCGACATGGAGGAGCTGCCTGAGGCCGTCGGTCCCGTGGCTCagctgcaggagaagctctATGTGCCCGTCAAAGAGTACCCTGAT TTTAACTTTGTCGGGAGGATCCTTGGCCCGCGAGGACTGACGGCCAAACAACTGGAGGCAGAGACGGGCTGCAAGATCATGGTGCGAGGGAAAGGATCCATGCGGGACAAGAAGAAG GAAGAGATGAACCGAGGCAAGCCCAACTGGGAGCACCTGAGTGAGGACCTCCACGTCCTGATCACTGTGGAGGACACACACAACCGGGCGAAGATCAAGCTGCAGCGGGCCATCAACGAGGTCAAGAAGCTCCTCGTCCCCGCC GCTGAAGGCGAGGACAACTTGAAGAAAATGCAGCTGATGGAGTTGGCCATCCTCAATGGAACCTACAGAGACGCCAATGTCAAGACAC CCACCGCTGGCTTTCCACTGGCCACCCCCCAGGCCCCTCGCATCATCACCGGACCGACGCCCGTCCTGCCACCCACCTTACGCAACCCAGCTCCTGTGACCACGCCCACCATCATGCCCCTGATTCGCCAGATCCAGAGCTCCGCCCTGGTGCCCGGCGCCAACCCACACCCGGCTCTGGTGCAGCAAGGACCCGAGTCGGGGATCATCTACACACCCTACGAGTATCCCTACACACTCACGCCCTCCATATTGGAATACCCCATCGACTCGACTGGAGTATTAG
- the qki2 gene encoding protein quaking-B isoform X1: protein MVGETEVKERPKSNPDYLMQLMNDRKVMSSLPNFSGIFTHLERLLDEEIGRVRKDMYNDTVNGGMFNGRDMEELPEAVGPVAQLQEKLYVPVKEYPDFNFVGRILGPRGLTAKQLEAETGCKIMVRGKGSMRDKKKEEMNRGKPNWEHLSEDLHVLITVEDTHNRAKIKLQRAINEVKKLLVPAAEGEDNLKKMQLMELAILNGTYRDANVKTPTAGFPLATPQAPRIITGPTPVLPPTLRNPAPVTTPTIMPLIRQIQSSALVPGANPHPALVQQGPESGIIYTPYEYPYTLTPSILEYPIDSTGVLVPSSCVFAAGAMTTKVRRHDKRIHPYQRVVTTDRAATATNP, encoded by the exons ATGGTCGGGGAGACAGAGGTGAAGGAGAGACCCAAGTCCAACCCGGACTACTTAATGCAGCTGATGAACGACCGGAAGGTGATGAGTTCACTGCCCAACTTCAGCGGCATCTTCACGCATCTGGAGCGGCTGCTGGATGAAG AGATCGGGCGGGTACGCAAGGACATGTACAACGACACGGTGAATGGCGGCATGTTCAACGGGCGCGACATGGAGGAGCTGCCTGAGGCCGTCGGTCCCGTGGCTCagctgcaggagaagctctATGTGCCCGTCAAAGAGTACCCTGAT TTTAACTTTGTCGGGAGGATCCTTGGCCCGCGAGGACTGACGGCCAAACAACTGGAGGCAGAGACGGGCTGCAAGATCATGGTGCGAGGGAAAGGATCCATGCGGGACAAGAAGAAG GAAGAGATGAACCGAGGCAAGCCCAACTGGGAGCACCTGAGTGAGGACCTCCACGTCCTGATCACTGTGGAGGACACACACAACCGGGCGAAGATCAAGCTGCAGCGGGCCATCAACGAGGTCAAGAAGCTCCTCGTCCCCGCC GCTGAAGGCGAGGACAACTTGAAGAAAATGCAGCTGATGGAGTTGGCCATCCTCAATGGAACCTACAGAGACGCCAATGTCAAGACAC CCACCGCTGGCTTTCCACTGGCCACCCCCCAGGCCCCTCGCATCATCACCGGACCGACGCCCGTCCTGCCACCCACCTTACGCAACCCAGCTCCTGTGACCACGCCCACCATCATGCCCCTGATTCGCCAGATCCAGAGCTCCGCCCTGGTGCCCGGCGCCAACCCACACCCGGCTCTGGTGCAGCAAGGACCCGAGTCGGGGATCATCTACACACCCTACGAGTATCCCTACACACTCACGCCCTCCATATTGGAATACCCCATCGACTCGACTGGAGTATTAG TCCCTTCGTCCTGTGTTTTCGCAG CAGGTGCCATGACCACTAAGGTACGCCGCCACGACAAGAGAATCCATCCTTACCAAAGGGTAGTGACCACAGACAGAG